Proteins from a genomic interval of Mycoplasmopsis columboralis:
- a CDS encoding ATP-binding cassette domain-containing protein produces MSNVIEFQNVTIKVDNMKFFKDLNLAIPKNKMVAIIGKSGAGKTTLINTIVRGLPITKGDIKLLNESIKCSKKKWKKLILNVAYITQEPNLIETDSVYANVKRSIRSYSNKFFEFFSIITKKQQNDIYETLESLNILDKTFLRAQQLSGGEKQRVEIAKALIQKAKVLLADEPTSNLDFQTAENVIKSLKEISFKFDLSTIVVIHDLNLAYEYFDFFVVVNNQKISTFIKESTSLLELKQMVIDND; encoded by the coding sequence ATGAGTAATGTGATAGAGTTTCAAAATGTAACTATAAAAGTTGATAACATGAAGTTTTTTAAAGACTTAAATTTAGCAATTCCCAAAAATAAAATGGTGGCTATCATTGGTAAATCTGGAGCAGGAAAAACCACATTAATTAATACAATTGTAAGAGGCCTACCAATAACAAAAGGCGATATTAAATTATTAAATGAAAGCATTAAATGCTCAAAAAAGAAATGAAAAAAACTTATTTTAAATGTTGCATACATAACTCAAGAACCTAATTTAATAGAGACAGATTCTGTTTATGCAAACGTTAAAAGATCAATTAGATCCTATTCAAATAAGTTTTTTGAATTTTTTTCAATAATAACCAAAAAACAGCAAAATGATATTTATGAAACATTGGAAAGTCTAAATATTTTAGATAAAACTTTTTTAAGAGCACAGCAACTAAGTGGCGGAGAAAAGCAAAGAGTAGAAATAGCAAAAGCACTAATTCAAAAAGCAAAAGTTTTGCTAGCTGATGAACCCACATCTAATTTAGATTTTCAAACAGCTGAAAATGTGATTAAAAGCTTAAAAGAAATATCTTTTAAATTTGATTTGTCGACCATAGTTGTTATTCATGATCTTAATTTAGCTTATGAATACTTTGACTTTTTTGTGGTAGTAAATAATCAAAAAATATCAACTTTTATTAAAGAATCTACAAGTTTGTTAGAACTAAAACAAATGGTGATTGATAATGATTAG
- the cypl gene encoding ABC transporter thiamine pyrophosphate-binding lipoprotein p37/Cypl, whose translation MSKITQKIKQLFLVLTLATPFMAVSCFNSSNLNEWDQELTIYAPQPNPGFSEEDKTNWEKTLTNYFNETKNNISSLKNKPNVSVKLEFASDRSALYPKFLANNSTNDFVIMSYTDLVDVSEEDLLPSVAQSQTIKFLWTPDKPVHFENKKENDPLYLMAQNANKIQLENSNYGTYPLDWINNEKKLKWDGSKYEVFYKLGSYTENYYGSILISGTEEQREQIKQAWINKDWDTFRSFGIVFDSSDSLAKFNLPASLIAKNFNLKYSDIVNYLIKQPNDLVSLGNVPESSLGVQTSTGKVYRIAFEYDGVFNWTPPTWTPDSASKSYNFKPTNYPNEQVRYLTMSGPLLYDAVLARKGISKEQIDIFAQALEKLTYEENTYGIYSGFNKFVKMSDKELLTKYSTLKEMLKHE comes from the coding sequence ATGTCAAAAATAACACAAAAAATTAAACAATTATTTCTTGTTTTAACACTAGCAACACCGTTTATGGCTGTGTCTTGCTTTAATTCTTCAAATTTAAACGAATGAGATCAAGAATTAACTATTTATGCACCACAACCCAATCCCGGATTTAGTGAAGAAGACAAAACAAATTGAGAAAAAACATTGACTAATTATTTTAATGAAACAAAAAATAATATTAGTTCATTAAAAAATAAACCAAATGTTAGTGTGAAATTAGAATTTGCTTCTGATCGAAGTGCTCTTTATCCAAAGTTTTTAGCAAACAATTCTACTAATGATTTTGTAATTATGAGTTATACAGATTTAGTAGATGTATCAGAAGAAGATTTGCTTCCTTCGGTTGCTCAAAGTCAAACAATTAAGTTTTTATGAACACCTGATAAACCGGTTCATTTTGAAAATAAAAAGGAAAATGATCCTTTGTATTTAATGGCACAAAATGCTAACAAAATTCAATTAGAGAATTCCAATTACGGTACATATCCGCTTGATTGAATTAATAATGAGAAAAAATTAAAATGAGATGGTTCTAAATACGAAGTTTTTTATAAATTGGGATCATATACCGAAAATTATTATGGTTCTATTTTAATTTCAGGTACTGAAGAACAAAGAGAACAAATAAAACAAGCTTGAATTAATAAAGATTGAGATACTTTTAGAAGTTTTGGAATCGTTTTTGATTCTTCTGATTCATTAGCAAAGTTTAATTTACCAGCTTCACTAATTGCTAAAAACTTTAATTTAAAATATTCAGATATAGTTAATTATTTAATTAAACAGCCTAATGATTTAGTTAGTTTAGGTAATGTACCTGAAAGTTCTTTAGGAGTTCAAACATCTACAGGTAAAGTTTATAGAATAGCTTTTGAGTATGACGGAGTGTTTAATTGAACACCGCCTACATGAACTCCTGATTCTGCATCTAAAAGCTATAATTTTAAACCAACAAATTATCCAAATGAGCAAGTAAGATATCTCACAATGAGTGGTCCGCTTCTTTACGATGCTGTTTTAGCACGTAAAGGGATTTCAAAAGAGCAAATAGATATATTTGCTCAAGCTTTAGAAAAACTAACTTATGAAGAGAATACCTATGGTATTTATTCAGGTTTTAATAAGTTTGTAAAAATGAGCGACAAAGAACTTTTAACCAAATATAGTACATTAAAGGAAATGCTAAAACATGAGTAA
- a CDS encoding ABC transporter permease subunit, which produces MISRENKFWKFKFSSKNQSTTWRLQNYWKWFLFLIVIALVLWVVFTYDYKTNSSYGLEVFKNNIKKLFIFQDQSTFRDGGNLWFKSLSYLWSNLKLAISGTFIGFIFALISSFLANKNFVNKYVAYIGISLIFVLRALPEIVFITLISRSLESAEAVLFLVYIWFSWLWLHKYFAELYKDIDLKFYFLSIQMGNTKIKSFTKEVWPKFKNKALSLFLFSFESNIRWSSLLSSLGLIGIGLLTEHATKGGGSKISELLIPLIVLVSFILFIELLNYVLAKYVFVHFSFKFSNKKKNKKLFLKSWQKYLIVIFVLSTVIFSIWTSSTLNYSFLKNNFFNAYLSNLFKPDYSVFSLNEFSIEKNLILQSFQTWAHAFFVFVIMCFFVFLILPFLVHSQQRKITVISFQTLIVIFRTVPVIVLFYIFSVLFNSTALVVLFLLGVHNSCSFLKQLSEYANNLNQTKINQLKLLGWNKRQIYFKHILPCLKIHIITLSTIYFEIIFKSVILYSFLSTTEFSLGGYMYSHLNAKSYNPNKAFAYMWLIVLNILILNTINYVIIRKTKFNTPLFSLDLLKRKSYFLFRKKF; this is translated from the coding sequence ATGATTAGTAGAGAAAATAAGTTTTGAAAATTTAAATTTTCTTCAAAAAATCAATCAACCACCTGAAGGTTGCAAAATTATTGAAAATGATTTTTATTTTTGATTGTAATTGCTTTAGTTTTATGAGTTGTTTTTACTTATGATTACAAAACAAATAGTTCATATGGTCTTGAAGTGTTTAAAAACAACATAAAAAAACTTTTTATTTTTCAAGATCAAAGCACATTTAGAGATGGTGGCAACTTGTGATTTAAATCACTGAGTTATCTGTGATCTAATTTAAAACTAGCAATATCAGGAACTTTCATAGGATTTATTTTTGCTTTAATCTCTTCGTTTTTAGCTAACAAAAATTTTGTAAATAAATATGTTGCGTATATTGGAATTTCTTTGATTTTTGTTTTAAGAGCATTGCCGGAAATTGTTTTTATTACTCTAATAAGCCGTAGTTTAGAATCAGCAGAAGCTGTTTTATTTTTAGTTTATATTTGATTTTCTTGATTATGACTTCATAAATACTTTGCAGAATTATATAAAGACATTGATTTGAAGTTTTATTTTCTTTCAATTCAAATGGGGAATACAAAAATTAAATCATTTACCAAGGAAGTGTGACCTAAATTCAAAAATAAAGCATTATCATTGTTCCTGTTTTCGTTTGAATCAAATATTAGATGATCTTCTCTTTTATCAAGCTTAGGTCTTATTGGTATTGGTTTACTTACTGAGCACGCCACAAAAGGGGGTGGAAGTAAAATTTCCGAACTTTTAATACCTTTAATAGTTCTTGTATCTTTTATTTTATTTATTGAATTGCTAAATTATGTGCTCGCAAAATATGTTTTTGTACATTTTTCATTTAAGTTTAGCAACAAGAAAAAAAACAAAAAATTGTTCTTAAAAAGCTGACAAAAATATTTGATTGTTATATTTGTGTTAAGTACTGTGATTTTCAGCATTTGAACATCATCTACTTTAAATTATTCATTTTTAAAAAACAACTTCTTTAATGCATATTTAAGCAATTTATTTAAACCCGATTATAGTGTGTTTTCTTTAAATGAATTTTCTATAGAAAAAAATCTAATTTTACAATCATTTCAAACTTGAGCTCACGCATTTTTCGTGTTTGTAATTATGTGTTTTTTTGTTTTTTTAATCTTGCCATTTTTGGTACACAGTCAACAAAGAAAGATTACTGTAATATCTTTTCAAACTTTAATTGTGATTTTTCGAACCGTACCAGTTATTGTTTTGTTTTACATTTTTAGTGTATTGTTTAATTCTACTGCCTTGGTGGTCTTATTTTTATTGGGGGTTCATAATAGCTGTTCGTTTTTAAAACAACTTTCTGAATACGCAAACAACTTAAATCAAACAAAGATTAATCAACTTAAATTACTAGGTTGAAATAAAAGACAAATTTATTTCAAACATATTCTACCTTGCTTAAAAATTCACATCATCACACTAAGCACTATTTATTTTGAAATTATTTTTAAGAGTGTTATTTTGTATAGTTTCTTATCCACAACAGAGTTCTCTTTAGGAGGATATATGTATTCACATTTAAATGCTAAAAGTTACAATCCCAATAAAGCTTTTGCTTATATGTGACTTATAGTTTTAAATATTTTAATTTTGAATACTATTAATTATGTGATTATAAGAAAAACCAAATTTAACACACCGTTGTTTAGCTTAGATCTGTTAAAAAGGAAAAGTTATTTTCTTTTTAGAAAAAAGTTTTAA